The following are encoded together in the Oncorhynchus gorbuscha isolate QuinsamMale2020 ecotype Even-year linkage group LG03, OgorEven_v1.0, whole genome shotgun sequence genome:
- the g6pd gene encoding glucose-6-phosphate 1-dehydrogenase isoform X2: protein MGSASSAERPAGGAIAQQGPGKMSSIPLSRSEVFGELRKELHEDEEFRQSDAHIFIIMGASGDLAKKKIYPTLWWLFRDGLLPEQTHFVGFARSDLTVDAIKTACMPYLKVADSEAERLSVFFSRNSYVSGKYADESAFSNLHTHLLSLPGGGEANRLFYLALPPSIYHDVTKNIKHHCMSTKGWNRVIVEKPFGRDLQSSEELSTHLSSLFTEDQIYRIDHYLGKEMVQNLMVLRFGNRIFGPIWNRDSIASVVLTFKEPFGTQGRGGYFDDFGIIRDVMQNHLLQMLSLVAMEKPASTSSDDVRDEKVKVLKCIAPITMSDVVLGQYVGDPEGEGDAKLGYLDDPTVPKGSTQATFATAVLYVHNERWDGVPFILRCGKALNERKAEVRLQFTDVPGDIFGAQCRRNELVVRVQPNEAVYAKMMSKKPGVYFHPEETELDLTYKSRYKDVKLPDAYERLILDVFCGSQMHFVRSDELREAWRIFTPLLHQIENEKTPPTPYKYGSRGPTEADELSKRVGFRYEGTYKWVNPHRL, encoded by the exons ATGGGAAGTGCATCGAGCGCTG AGAGACCCGCCGGTGGTGCCATTGCACAACAAGGACCTG GAAAAATGagctccattcccctctctcggTCCGAGGTGTTTGGAGAGCTGCGGAAGGAGCTGCATGAGGATGAGGAGTTCCGTCAGTCCGACGCTCACATCTTCATCATCATGGGAGCAtcg GGGGATCTAGCCAAAAAGAAAATCTACCCAACTCTATG GTGGTTGTTTAGAGATGGGCTCCTTCCTGAACAGACTCACTTTGTGGGCTTTGCCCGCTCTGACCTCACAGTGGATGCCATCAAAACTGCCTGTATGCCCTATCTGAAG GTGGCAGACTCTGAGGCTGAGCGGTTGTCTGTGTTCTTCAGCCGTAACTCTTATGTCAGTGGGAAGTACGCGGATGAGAGTGCCTTCTCCAACCTCCACACCCACCTGCTGTCCCTGCCCGGGGGTGGTGAGGCCAACCGCCTCTTCTACCTGGCCCTGCCGCCCAGCATCTACCACGATGTCACCAAGAACATTAAGCACCACTGCATGAGCACCAA ggGCTGGAACAGGGTGATTGTGGAGAAGCCTTTTGGTCGTGACCTGCAGAGCTCTGAGGAGCTGtccacccacctctcctccctgtttACTGAGGATCAGATCTACCGCATAGACCATTACCTGGGCAAGGAGATGGTGCAGAACCTCATGGTCCTCAG GTTTGGGAACCGGATCTTTGGGCCAATCTGGAACCGGGACAGCATAGCGAGTGTGGTCCTCACCTTCAAAGAACCCTTCGGCACCCAGGGCCGAGGCGGCTACTTTGATGACTTTGGCATTATCCG TGATGTCATGCAGAACCACTTGCTCCAGATGCTCTCTCTGGTTGCCATGGAGAAGCCGGCCTCCACCAGCTCTGATGATGTCAGGGATGAAAAG GTGAAGGTGCTGAAGTGCATCGCCCCCATTACCATGTCAGATGTGGTGTTGGGGCAGTACGTGGGCGACCCAGAGGGAGAAGGGGACGCCAAGCTGGGTTACCTTGATGACCCCACTGTCCCCAAAGGCTCCACCCAGGCCACCTTTGCCACAGCTGTGCTCTACGTGCACAACGAGCGCTGGGATG GTGTTCCCTTCATCCTGCGTTGCGGCAAAGCCCTGAATGAGCGGAAAGCAGAGGTCCGGTTGCAGTTCACCGACGTCCCGGGGGATATCTTTGGCGCGCAGTGTCGTAGGAATGAGCTGGTGGTGCGCGTGCAGCCCAACGAGGCCGTCTACGCCAAAATGATGAGCAAGAAACCAGGAGTGTACTTCCACCCCGAGGAGACGGAGCTAGACCTCACCTACAAGAGCAGATACAAG GATGTGAAGTTGCCAGACGCCTACGAGCGTCTCATCCTGGACGTCTTCTGTGGCAGCCAGATGCACTTTGTCAGAAG TGATGAGCTGAGGGAAGCCTGGAGGATCTTTACGCCTCTCCTTCATCAGATAGAGAATGAGAAGACTCCCCCCACACCCTACAAATATGGAAG CCGGGGTCCAACGGAAGCGGACGAGCTCTCAAAGAGGGTCGGTTTCCGTTACGAAGGAACATACAAATGGGTCAACCCCCACCGActgtga
- the g6pd gene encoding glucose-6-phosphate 1-dehydrogenase isoform X1, which translates to MGSASSAERPAGGAIAQQGPGKMSSIPLSRSEVFGELRKELHEDEEFRQSDAHIFIIMGASGDLAKKKIYPTLWWLFRDGLLPEQTHFVGFARSDLTVDAIKTACMPYLKVADSEAERLSVFFSRNSYVSGKYADESAFSNLHTHLLSLPGGGEANRLFYLALPPSIYHDVTKNIKHHCMSTNRGWNRVIVEKPFGRDLQSSEELSTHLSSLFTEDQIYRIDHYLGKEMVQNLMVLRFGNRIFGPIWNRDSIASVVLTFKEPFGTQGRGGYFDDFGIIRDVMQNHLLQMLSLVAMEKPASTSSDDVRDEKVKVLKCIAPITMSDVVLGQYVGDPEGEGDAKLGYLDDPTVPKGSTQATFATAVLYVHNERWDGVPFILRCGKALNERKAEVRLQFTDVPGDIFGAQCRRNELVVRVQPNEAVYAKMMSKKPGVYFHPEETELDLTYKSRYKDVKLPDAYERLILDVFCGSQMHFVRSDELREAWRIFTPLLHQIENEKTPPTPYKYGSRGPTEADELSKRVGFRYEGTYKWVNPHRL; encoded by the exons ATGGGAAGTGCATCGAGCGCTG AGAGACCCGCCGGTGGTGCCATTGCACAACAAGGACCTG GAAAAATGagctccattcccctctctcggTCCGAGGTGTTTGGAGAGCTGCGGAAGGAGCTGCATGAGGATGAGGAGTTCCGTCAGTCCGACGCTCACATCTTCATCATCATGGGAGCAtcg GGGGATCTAGCCAAAAAGAAAATCTACCCAACTCTATG GTGGTTGTTTAGAGATGGGCTCCTTCCTGAACAGACTCACTTTGTGGGCTTTGCCCGCTCTGACCTCACAGTGGATGCCATCAAAACTGCCTGTATGCCCTATCTGAAG GTGGCAGACTCTGAGGCTGAGCGGTTGTCTGTGTTCTTCAGCCGTAACTCTTATGTCAGTGGGAAGTACGCGGATGAGAGTGCCTTCTCCAACCTCCACACCCACCTGCTGTCCCTGCCCGGGGGTGGTGAGGCCAACCGCCTCTTCTACCTGGCCCTGCCGCCCAGCATCTACCACGATGTCACCAAGAACATTAAGCACCACTGCATGAGCACCAA tagggGCTGGAACAGGGTGATTGTGGAGAAGCCTTTTGGTCGTGACCTGCAGAGCTCTGAGGAGCTGtccacccacctctcctccctgtttACTGAGGATCAGATCTACCGCATAGACCATTACCTGGGCAAGGAGATGGTGCAGAACCTCATGGTCCTCAG GTTTGGGAACCGGATCTTTGGGCCAATCTGGAACCGGGACAGCATAGCGAGTGTGGTCCTCACCTTCAAAGAACCCTTCGGCACCCAGGGCCGAGGCGGCTACTTTGATGACTTTGGCATTATCCG TGATGTCATGCAGAACCACTTGCTCCAGATGCTCTCTCTGGTTGCCATGGAGAAGCCGGCCTCCACCAGCTCTGATGATGTCAGGGATGAAAAG GTGAAGGTGCTGAAGTGCATCGCCCCCATTACCATGTCAGATGTGGTGTTGGGGCAGTACGTGGGCGACCCAGAGGGAGAAGGGGACGCCAAGCTGGGTTACCTTGATGACCCCACTGTCCCCAAAGGCTCCACCCAGGCCACCTTTGCCACAGCTGTGCTCTACGTGCACAACGAGCGCTGGGATG GTGTTCCCTTCATCCTGCGTTGCGGCAAAGCCCTGAATGAGCGGAAAGCAGAGGTCCGGTTGCAGTTCACCGACGTCCCGGGGGATATCTTTGGCGCGCAGTGTCGTAGGAATGAGCTGGTGGTGCGCGTGCAGCCCAACGAGGCCGTCTACGCCAAAATGATGAGCAAGAAACCAGGAGTGTACTTCCACCCCGAGGAGACGGAGCTAGACCTCACCTACAAGAGCAGATACAAG GATGTGAAGTTGCCAGACGCCTACGAGCGTCTCATCCTGGACGTCTTCTGTGGCAGCCAGATGCACTTTGTCAGAAG TGATGAGCTGAGGGAAGCCTGGAGGATCTTTACGCCTCTCCTTCATCAGATAGAGAATGAGAAGACTCCCCCCACACCCTACAAATATGGAAG CCGGGGTCCAACGGAAGCGGACGAGCTCTCAAAGAGGGTCGGTTTCCGTTACGAAGGAACATACAAATGGGTCAACCCCCACCGActgtga
- the g6pd gene encoding glucose-6-phosphate 1-dehydrogenase isoform X5, translated as MGSASSAGKMSSIPLSRSEVFGELRKELHEDEEFRQSDAHIFIIMGASGDLAKKKIYPTLWWLFRDGLLPEQTHFVGFARSDLTVDAIKTACMPYLKVADSEAERLSVFFSRNSYVSGKYADESAFSNLHTHLLSLPGGGEANRLFYLALPPSIYHDVTKNIKHHCMSTKGWNRVIVEKPFGRDLQSSEELSTHLSSLFTEDQIYRIDHYLGKEMVQNLMVLRFGNRIFGPIWNRDSIASVVLTFKEPFGTQGRGGYFDDFGIIRDVMQNHLLQMLSLVAMEKPASTSSDDVRDEKVKVLKCIAPITMSDVVLGQYVGDPEGEGDAKLGYLDDPTVPKGSTQATFATAVLYVHNERWDGVPFILRCGKALNERKAEVRLQFTDVPGDIFGAQCRRNELVVRVQPNEAVYAKMMSKKPGVYFHPEETELDLTYKSRYKDVKLPDAYERLILDVFCGSQMHFVRSDELREAWRIFTPLLHQIENEKTPPTPYKYGSRGPTEADELSKRVGFRYEGTYKWVNPHRL; from the exons ATGGGAAGTGCATCGAGCGCTG GAAAAATGagctccattcccctctctcggTCCGAGGTGTTTGGAGAGCTGCGGAAGGAGCTGCATGAGGATGAGGAGTTCCGTCAGTCCGACGCTCACATCTTCATCATCATGGGAGCAtcg GGGGATCTAGCCAAAAAGAAAATCTACCCAACTCTATG GTGGTTGTTTAGAGATGGGCTCCTTCCTGAACAGACTCACTTTGTGGGCTTTGCCCGCTCTGACCTCACAGTGGATGCCATCAAAACTGCCTGTATGCCCTATCTGAAG GTGGCAGACTCTGAGGCTGAGCGGTTGTCTGTGTTCTTCAGCCGTAACTCTTATGTCAGTGGGAAGTACGCGGATGAGAGTGCCTTCTCCAACCTCCACACCCACCTGCTGTCCCTGCCCGGGGGTGGTGAGGCCAACCGCCTCTTCTACCTGGCCCTGCCGCCCAGCATCTACCACGATGTCACCAAGAACATTAAGCACCACTGCATGAGCACCAA ggGCTGGAACAGGGTGATTGTGGAGAAGCCTTTTGGTCGTGACCTGCAGAGCTCTGAGGAGCTGtccacccacctctcctccctgtttACTGAGGATCAGATCTACCGCATAGACCATTACCTGGGCAAGGAGATGGTGCAGAACCTCATGGTCCTCAG GTTTGGGAACCGGATCTTTGGGCCAATCTGGAACCGGGACAGCATAGCGAGTGTGGTCCTCACCTTCAAAGAACCCTTCGGCACCCAGGGCCGAGGCGGCTACTTTGATGACTTTGGCATTATCCG TGATGTCATGCAGAACCACTTGCTCCAGATGCTCTCTCTGGTTGCCATGGAGAAGCCGGCCTCCACCAGCTCTGATGATGTCAGGGATGAAAAG GTGAAGGTGCTGAAGTGCATCGCCCCCATTACCATGTCAGATGTGGTGTTGGGGCAGTACGTGGGCGACCCAGAGGGAGAAGGGGACGCCAAGCTGGGTTACCTTGATGACCCCACTGTCCCCAAAGGCTCCACCCAGGCCACCTTTGCCACAGCTGTGCTCTACGTGCACAACGAGCGCTGGGATG GTGTTCCCTTCATCCTGCGTTGCGGCAAAGCCCTGAATGAGCGGAAAGCAGAGGTCCGGTTGCAGTTCACCGACGTCCCGGGGGATATCTTTGGCGCGCAGTGTCGTAGGAATGAGCTGGTGGTGCGCGTGCAGCCCAACGAGGCCGTCTACGCCAAAATGATGAGCAAGAAACCAGGAGTGTACTTCCACCCCGAGGAGACGGAGCTAGACCTCACCTACAAGAGCAGATACAAG GATGTGAAGTTGCCAGACGCCTACGAGCGTCTCATCCTGGACGTCTTCTGTGGCAGCCAGATGCACTTTGTCAGAAG TGATGAGCTGAGGGAAGCCTGGAGGATCTTTACGCCTCTCCTTCATCAGATAGAGAATGAGAAGACTCCCCCCACACCCTACAAATATGGAAG CCGGGGTCCAACGGAAGCGGACGAGCTCTCAAAGAGGGTCGGTTTCCGTTACGAAGGAACATACAAATGGGTCAACCCCCACCGActgtga
- the g6pd gene encoding glucose-6-phosphate 1-dehydrogenase isoform X4 translates to MGSASSAGKMSSIPLSRSEVFGELRKELHEDEEFRQSDAHIFIIMGASGDLAKKKIYPTLWWLFRDGLLPEQTHFVGFARSDLTVDAIKTACMPYLKVADSEAERLSVFFSRNSYVSGKYADESAFSNLHTHLLSLPGGGEANRLFYLALPPSIYHDVTKNIKHHCMSTNRGWNRVIVEKPFGRDLQSSEELSTHLSSLFTEDQIYRIDHYLGKEMVQNLMVLRFGNRIFGPIWNRDSIASVVLTFKEPFGTQGRGGYFDDFGIIRDVMQNHLLQMLSLVAMEKPASTSSDDVRDEKVKVLKCIAPITMSDVVLGQYVGDPEGEGDAKLGYLDDPTVPKGSTQATFATAVLYVHNERWDGVPFILRCGKALNERKAEVRLQFTDVPGDIFGAQCRRNELVVRVQPNEAVYAKMMSKKPGVYFHPEETELDLTYKSRYKDVKLPDAYERLILDVFCGSQMHFVRSDELREAWRIFTPLLHQIENEKTPPTPYKYGSRGPTEADELSKRVGFRYEGTYKWVNPHRL, encoded by the exons ATGGGAAGTGCATCGAGCGCTG GAAAAATGagctccattcccctctctcggTCCGAGGTGTTTGGAGAGCTGCGGAAGGAGCTGCATGAGGATGAGGAGTTCCGTCAGTCCGACGCTCACATCTTCATCATCATGGGAGCAtcg GGGGATCTAGCCAAAAAGAAAATCTACCCAACTCTATG GTGGTTGTTTAGAGATGGGCTCCTTCCTGAACAGACTCACTTTGTGGGCTTTGCCCGCTCTGACCTCACAGTGGATGCCATCAAAACTGCCTGTATGCCCTATCTGAAG GTGGCAGACTCTGAGGCTGAGCGGTTGTCTGTGTTCTTCAGCCGTAACTCTTATGTCAGTGGGAAGTACGCGGATGAGAGTGCCTTCTCCAACCTCCACACCCACCTGCTGTCCCTGCCCGGGGGTGGTGAGGCCAACCGCCTCTTCTACCTGGCCCTGCCGCCCAGCATCTACCACGATGTCACCAAGAACATTAAGCACCACTGCATGAGCACCAA tagggGCTGGAACAGGGTGATTGTGGAGAAGCCTTTTGGTCGTGACCTGCAGAGCTCTGAGGAGCTGtccacccacctctcctccctgtttACTGAGGATCAGATCTACCGCATAGACCATTACCTGGGCAAGGAGATGGTGCAGAACCTCATGGTCCTCAG GTTTGGGAACCGGATCTTTGGGCCAATCTGGAACCGGGACAGCATAGCGAGTGTGGTCCTCACCTTCAAAGAACCCTTCGGCACCCAGGGCCGAGGCGGCTACTTTGATGACTTTGGCATTATCCG TGATGTCATGCAGAACCACTTGCTCCAGATGCTCTCTCTGGTTGCCATGGAGAAGCCGGCCTCCACCAGCTCTGATGATGTCAGGGATGAAAAG GTGAAGGTGCTGAAGTGCATCGCCCCCATTACCATGTCAGATGTGGTGTTGGGGCAGTACGTGGGCGACCCAGAGGGAGAAGGGGACGCCAAGCTGGGTTACCTTGATGACCCCACTGTCCCCAAAGGCTCCACCCAGGCCACCTTTGCCACAGCTGTGCTCTACGTGCACAACGAGCGCTGGGATG GTGTTCCCTTCATCCTGCGTTGCGGCAAAGCCCTGAATGAGCGGAAAGCAGAGGTCCGGTTGCAGTTCACCGACGTCCCGGGGGATATCTTTGGCGCGCAGTGTCGTAGGAATGAGCTGGTGGTGCGCGTGCAGCCCAACGAGGCCGTCTACGCCAAAATGATGAGCAAGAAACCAGGAGTGTACTTCCACCCCGAGGAGACGGAGCTAGACCTCACCTACAAGAGCAGATACAAG GATGTGAAGTTGCCAGACGCCTACGAGCGTCTCATCCTGGACGTCTTCTGTGGCAGCCAGATGCACTTTGTCAGAAG TGATGAGCTGAGGGAAGCCTGGAGGATCTTTACGCCTCTCCTTCATCAGATAGAGAATGAGAAGACTCCCCCCACACCCTACAAATATGGAAG CCGGGGTCCAACGGAAGCGGACGAGCTCTCAAAGAGGGTCGGTTTCCGTTACGAAGGAACATACAAATGGGTCAACCCCCACCGActgtga
- the g6pd gene encoding glucose-6-phosphate 1-dehydrogenase isoform X3 yields the protein MAGKRPAGGAIAQQGPGKMSSIPLSRSEVFGELRKELHEDEEFRQSDAHIFIIMGASGDLAKKKIYPTLWWLFRDGLLPEQTHFVGFARSDLTVDAIKTACMPYLKVADSEAERLSVFFSRNSYVSGKYADESAFSNLHTHLLSLPGGGEANRLFYLALPPSIYHDVTKNIKHHCMSTNRGWNRVIVEKPFGRDLQSSEELSTHLSSLFTEDQIYRIDHYLGKEMVQNLMVLRFGNRIFGPIWNRDSIASVVLTFKEPFGTQGRGGYFDDFGIIRDVMQNHLLQMLSLVAMEKPASTSSDDVRDEKVKVLKCIAPITMSDVVLGQYVGDPEGEGDAKLGYLDDPTVPKGSTQATFATAVLYVHNERWDGVPFILRCGKALNERKAEVRLQFTDVPGDIFGAQCRRNELVVRVQPNEAVYAKMMSKKPGVYFHPEETELDLTYKSRYKDVKLPDAYERLILDVFCGSQMHFVRSDELREAWRIFTPLLHQIENEKTPPTPYKYGSRGPTEADELSKRVGFRYEGTYKWVNPHRL from the exons ATGGCTGGAA AGAGACCCGCCGGTGGTGCCATTGCACAACAAGGACCTG GAAAAATGagctccattcccctctctcggTCCGAGGTGTTTGGAGAGCTGCGGAAGGAGCTGCATGAGGATGAGGAGTTCCGTCAGTCCGACGCTCACATCTTCATCATCATGGGAGCAtcg GGGGATCTAGCCAAAAAGAAAATCTACCCAACTCTATG GTGGTTGTTTAGAGATGGGCTCCTTCCTGAACAGACTCACTTTGTGGGCTTTGCCCGCTCTGACCTCACAGTGGATGCCATCAAAACTGCCTGTATGCCCTATCTGAAG GTGGCAGACTCTGAGGCTGAGCGGTTGTCTGTGTTCTTCAGCCGTAACTCTTATGTCAGTGGGAAGTACGCGGATGAGAGTGCCTTCTCCAACCTCCACACCCACCTGCTGTCCCTGCCCGGGGGTGGTGAGGCCAACCGCCTCTTCTACCTGGCCCTGCCGCCCAGCATCTACCACGATGTCACCAAGAACATTAAGCACCACTGCATGAGCACCAA tagggGCTGGAACAGGGTGATTGTGGAGAAGCCTTTTGGTCGTGACCTGCAGAGCTCTGAGGAGCTGtccacccacctctcctccctgtttACTGAGGATCAGATCTACCGCATAGACCATTACCTGGGCAAGGAGATGGTGCAGAACCTCATGGTCCTCAG GTTTGGGAACCGGATCTTTGGGCCAATCTGGAACCGGGACAGCATAGCGAGTGTGGTCCTCACCTTCAAAGAACCCTTCGGCACCCAGGGCCGAGGCGGCTACTTTGATGACTTTGGCATTATCCG TGATGTCATGCAGAACCACTTGCTCCAGATGCTCTCTCTGGTTGCCATGGAGAAGCCGGCCTCCACCAGCTCTGATGATGTCAGGGATGAAAAG GTGAAGGTGCTGAAGTGCATCGCCCCCATTACCATGTCAGATGTGGTGTTGGGGCAGTACGTGGGCGACCCAGAGGGAGAAGGGGACGCCAAGCTGGGTTACCTTGATGACCCCACTGTCCCCAAAGGCTCCACCCAGGCCACCTTTGCCACAGCTGTGCTCTACGTGCACAACGAGCGCTGGGATG GTGTTCCCTTCATCCTGCGTTGCGGCAAAGCCCTGAATGAGCGGAAAGCAGAGGTCCGGTTGCAGTTCACCGACGTCCCGGGGGATATCTTTGGCGCGCAGTGTCGTAGGAATGAGCTGGTGGTGCGCGTGCAGCCCAACGAGGCCGTCTACGCCAAAATGATGAGCAAGAAACCAGGAGTGTACTTCCACCCCGAGGAGACGGAGCTAGACCTCACCTACAAGAGCAGATACAAG GATGTGAAGTTGCCAGACGCCTACGAGCGTCTCATCCTGGACGTCTTCTGTGGCAGCCAGATGCACTTTGTCAGAAG TGATGAGCTGAGGGAAGCCTGGAGGATCTTTACGCCTCTCCTTCATCAGATAGAGAATGAGAAGACTCCCCCCACACCCTACAAATATGGAAG CCGGGGTCCAACGGAAGCGGACGAGCTCTCAAAGAGGGTCGGTTTCCGTTACGAAGGAACATACAAATGGGTCAACCCCCACCGActgtga
- the g6pd gene encoding glucose-6-phosphate 1-dehydrogenase isoform X7: protein MAGRKMSSIPLSRSEVFGELRKELHEDEEFRQSDAHIFIIMGASGDLAKKKIYPTLWWLFRDGLLPEQTHFVGFARSDLTVDAIKTACMPYLKVADSEAERLSVFFSRNSYVSGKYADESAFSNLHTHLLSLPGGGEANRLFYLALPPSIYHDVTKNIKHHCMSTKGWNRVIVEKPFGRDLQSSEELSTHLSSLFTEDQIYRIDHYLGKEMVQNLMVLRFGNRIFGPIWNRDSIASVVLTFKEPFGTQGRGGYFDDFGIIRDVMQNHLLQMLSLVAMEKPASTSSDDVRDEKVKVLKCIAPITMSDVVLGQYVGDPEGEGDAKLGYLDDPTVPKGSTQATFATAVLYVHNERWDGVPFILRCGKALNERKAEVRLQFTDVPGDIFGAQCRRNELVVRVQPNEAVYAKMMSKKPGVYFHPEETELDLTYKSRYKDVKLPDAYERLILDVFCGSQMHFVRSDELREAWRIFTPLLHQIENEKTPPTPYKYGSRGPTEADELSKRVGFRYEGTYKWVNPHRL, encoded by the exons ATGGCTGGAA GAAAAATGagctccattcccctctctcggTCCGAGGTGTTTGGAGAGCTGCGGAAGGAGCTGCATGAGGATGAGGAGTTCCGTCAGTCCGACGCTCACATCTTCATCATCATGGGAGCAtcg GGGGATCTAGCCAAAAAGAAAATCTACCCAACTCTATG GTGGTTGTTTAGAGATGGGCTCCTTCCTGAACAGACTCACTTTGTGGGCTTTGCCCGCTCTGACCTCACAGTGGATGCCATCAAAACTGCCTGTATGCCCTATCTGAAG GTGGCAGACTCTGAGGCTGAGCGGTTGTCTGTGTTCTTCAGCCGTAACTCTTATGTCAGTGGGAAGTACGCGGATGAGAGTGCCTTCTCCAACCTCCACACCCACCTGCTGTCCCTGCCCGGGGGTGGTGAGGCCAACCGCCTCTTCTACCTGGCCCTGCCGCCCAGCATCTACCACGATGTCACCAAGAACATTAAGCACCACTGCATGAGCACCAA ggGCTGGAACAGGGTGATTGTGGAGAAGCCTTTTGGTCGTGACCTGCAGAGCTCTGAGGAGCTGtccacccacctctcctccctgtttACTGAGGATCAGATCTACCGCATAGACCATTACCTGGGCAAGGAGATGGTGCAGAACCTCATGGTCCTCAG GTTTGGGAACCGGATCTTTGGGCCAATCTGGAACCGGGACAGCATAGCGAGTGTGGTCCTCACCTTCAAAGAACCCTTCGGCACCCAGGGCCGAGGCGGCTACTTTGATGACTTTGGCATTATCCG TGATGTCATGCAGAACCACTTGCTCCAGATGCTCTCTCTGGTTGCCATGGAGAAGCCGGCCTCCACCAGCTCTGATGATGTCAGGGATGAAAAG GTGAAGGTGCTGAAGTGCATCGCCCCCATTACCATGTCAGATGTGGTGTTGGGGCAGTACGTGGGCGACCCAGAGGGAGAAGGGGACGCCAAGCTGGGTTACCTTGATGACCCCACTGTCCCCAAAGGCTCCACCCAGGCCACCTTTGCCACAGCTGTGCTCTACGTGCACAACGAGCGCTGGGATG GTGTTCCCTTCATCCTGCGTTGCGGCAAAGCCCTGAATGAGCGGAAAGCAGAGGTCCGGTTGCAGTTCACCGACGTCCCGGGGGATATCTTTGGCGCGCAGTGTCGTAGGAATGAGCTGGTGGTGCGCGTGCAGCCCAACGAGGCCGTCTACGCCAAAATGATGAGCAAGAAACCAGGAGTGTACTTCCACCCCGAGGAGACGGAGCTAGACCTCACCTACAAGAGCAGATACAAG GATGTGAAGTTGCCAGACGCCTACGAGCGTCTCATCCTGGACGTCTTCTGTGGCAGCCAGATGCACTTTGTCAGAAG TGATGAGCTGAGGGAAGCCTGGAGGATCTTTACGCCTCTCCTTCATCAGATAGAGAATGAGAAGACTCCCCCCACACCCTACAAATATGGAAG CCGGGGTCCAACGGAAGCGGACGAGCTCTCAAAGAGGGTCGGTTTCCGTTACGAAGGAACATACAAATGGGTCAACCCCCACCGActgtga